From the Jilunia laotingensis genome, the window CAGATTTCAATTTCACCCAAATAGGTAACATAAACAATATTAATATGAAAAAGATTGAATGCGTGATTATGGACTGGGCAGGAACTTCCATCGATTATGGATGTTTTGCTCCGGTGGCAGCTTTTATAGAGAGCTTCAAACAGATAGGCGTTAATGTAACCCCTGCCGAGACACGTGCCCACATGGGGCTGACCAAGATTGAGGAAATCCGTGCCCTTTTCGCCATTGAGCGCGTGGAGGCAGAGTTTCGTCAAAAATACGCGCACATCCCCGACGAGAACGATGTGCAAGAATGCTATAAGCGTTTCCAAGACGTACTATTTACCACCTTGGAAGATTATACTGATCCCATTCCGGGCGTGGTGGATGTGATTGCCGGCTTGCGTGCTAAAGGAATTAAGATAGGCTCTACCACCGGATACACCAAAAGCATGATGGACGTGGTAATTCCTTCCGCTGAAAAGAAAGGCTATAAGATTGACGCGTGCGTCACTTCGGACAATCTGCCTGGTGGCCGCCCTAAACCTTATATGATTTACCAGAACATGTGCCTGCTTGATGTGCCTTCCCGCTTCTCCGTGTTAAAGTATGGAGACACTATTGCCGATATCCGTGAAGGTGTGAACGCTGGTGTATGGAGCGTGGGCGTCGTGATGGGTAGCAACGAGTTAGGGCTGACCGGAGAGGGAGTCCGCAACCTACCTATGGGCGAGCTGAAATGTCGAATGGCTAAGGTGCGTGACCGCATGTACGCTGCTGGTGCAGACTACGTAGTGGATACTATAGCCGAACTTCCAATGCTGATTGAGGATATCAATGAGCGTATGGCGTTGTGAAAATCATCATTACGCAAATAGATTAAACATTAATTACAAAACATTAAAAATTATCAATATGAGACCTTATTTACTCCTAACCCCCGGCCCCCTAACAACTACCGACACCGTAAAACAAGCCATGATGAGTGACTGGTGTACTTGGGATGAAGAATATAACCTAGATATTGTGGAAGTAATCCGCAAAAAACTCGTGGAGATTGCTACAAGCCATCCCGAAGAATATACTGCTGTGTTGATGCAAGGTAGTGGAAGCTTCTGTGTGGAAGCAACTCTAGGCTCTGTGGTGGGTTCTACTGACAACCTACTCGTAGTCGCCAATGGCGCTTATGGCAAACGCATGGGAGTTATTTCCGAATACTATAACATTAATTACCACCTGATGAGGTTTGAGGAGACAGAACCGGTGAATGTCTCGAAGATCGATACTTACCTAACAAAGCATCCTGAGGTGACTCACGTTTCCTTGGTACATTGCGAAACCACCACCGGAGTACTCAATCCTCTCGAAGAGGTTGCCGCTATAGTAAAACGCCATGGCAAAGTACTGATTGTGGATGCAATGAGCAGCTTTGGTGGTATACCCATCGATATGGACAAGCTGAGTATTGACTTCATGATTAGTAGTGCCAACAAATGTATCCAAGGTGTACCAGGATTCGGCTTTGTCATTGCTCGTCGCTCGTTGCTGGAACAATGTAAAGGTACCGCCCGTTCACTCTCACTCGACCTTTACGATCAATGGGAAGCCATGGAAAAGGGACATGGCAAATGGCGTTTCACTTCGCCCACCCATGTAGTGCGCGCCTTCATGCAGGCTTTGAGTGAACTGAATGCCGAAGGAGGTGTGGAAGCACGCTACGCCCGTTATTGTGAGAACCATCGTGTACTGGTGGAAGGCATGCGCGCTTTGGGCTATAAAACCTTACTTCCCGATGAGCAACAATCACCCGTTATCACTTCCTTTTATTACCCCTCTTCCGACTTCAACTTCAAGGAGTTTTACCTAAAGTTGAAAGCCAAGGGATTCGTCATCTATCCGGGCAAAATTTCACAGGCCGACACCTTCCGCATCGGAAATATTGGTGATGTTCATCCTATTGACTTCGTGAAATTAACGGAGGCTGTCAAGGAAATCATGGCAGAATAATCCTCACACTCCATAACCAAATGAAATAAACTTCCTGCATATCGATTGTTTTGTCTACTCTACAACCGATATGTGGGATTTACAATCTAATCAGCGATTTTTTTATTTTGAATAAGTATTTCCTATTTCTGCCTAACTAATCTCCAAATGACAGTTTTATCATTTCCGAGAATAAGGGAATCCGCATCAATTTTTATGACATTTAAGGTGTCACTACCAACAATGGTTTGTTTATTGCCAATACTTTCGTATTGCAAAGTTAGTTGCCTGTCATCTAAGTTCCAATTTTTAAAAAGTAAAGTTGCCATATTAATCGAGCGAGCTGTACCGTTCTGATTTAAAATAAAACCTTGCATCTCTTTTGGGTTAATTGGATTGGGCTCAAGCCAAGTACCTTGAATATAATAATATGGAGAATGTACGGTAACAACTAAATCAGTCGCTTTTAAAATTTGCGTTCCGCTTATCTGCTCTTTAATACAGGTCACTTTAACGGAATCATTCAATAATACTCCGGGAACTTTTTGCGGGTTCGCATTCATTGTACTGATGTTCAATGTGTCCCCTTCATTTGTAACAACTGTTATGTTGTTCATACTGGCATCATAAACTATACCTTTTATTATTTGTGTAGGAGATATTTGTTTACATGACGTAAAACTACCTAAAAATAAAGTAGTATAAAGAGATAAATAAAATAAGCTTTTCATATTCAATAAGTTTGGATAGGTTGTCAATGAAACAAAGATACAGGAATTGTTTGAAAAAAACAATTATTTTTTAACTATACAGATAAGGAAATAATATAAAAGGGGAATAATCATTATTCCCCCCCCCCCTTCGTACACCCTCAGGGATTCGAACCCTGGACCCACTGATTAAGAGTCAGTTGCTCTACCAACTGAGCTAAGAGTGCATAAATGCATTGCTTTTTTTATTTCGGGTGCAAAGGTAAGGATTTATTTGGAAATAGCAAGAGGATTCAAAACTTTTTTTGTTTTTTGTTCACATAACCTCTTAACACACTTAATATCAAATCTAGGTTTTCCATATCTTTAATAATCTGAGATTGTATTGAAAGGTAAGGTGAGTTAGTTTCTTAGAAAATCAAATTAAAAGACAACATCCTTTTATGGAACTTTTTTATTTTTATGATGTTAATATACTATCAGAATAATACAAAATCAATATGATGAATAAAGTAGATATTCCCGATAAAGGGAAAAGAAAAAGGATTATCATTGTAGGAGGTGGATTCGGTGGATTAAAACTAGCACGTAAATTGAAAAATGATATTTTTCAGATTGTATTACTGGATAAAAATAATTATCATTTATTTCAACCTTTACTCTATCAGGTTGCCACTGCGGGTATTGAACCAAGTGCTATCTCCTTTCCATTCCGCAAGATATTTAAGCGACGAAAATATTTCCATATTCGTATATGCGAGGCACAACGAGTCATTCCAGGACAGAATGTACTTGAAACTTCAATTGGTAGCATTGAATACGATTATTTGGTAATAGCTACGGGATGTTATACGAATTACTTTGGTAATAACGAGATGGCTCTTCAAACGATGTCTCTGAAGACTACAGCAGAAGCTTTAGCCAATAGAAATCAGGTTTTGGAAAGTTTCGAAAAAGCTCAGAATACTAGTGACATGGATGAACGTAAAAAATTGATGACATTTCTTATCGTAGGAGGAGGTGCTACTGGCATAGAACTATCTGGTGCATTAGCCGAAATGAGGAATTTCATTTTGCCTCAAGATTATCCAGATTTGG encodes:
- the phnX gene encoding phosphonoacetaldehyde hydrolase, with amino-acid sequence MKKIECVIMDWAGTSIDYGCFAPVAAFIESFKQIGVNVTPAETRAHMGLTKIEEIRALFAIERVEAEFRQKYAHIPDENDVQECYKRFQDVLFTTLEDYTDPIPGVVDVIAGLRAKGIKIGSTTGYTKSMMDVVIPSAEKKGYKIDACVTSDNLPGGRPKPYMIYQNMCLLDVPSRFSVLKYGDTIADIREGVNAGVWSVGVVMGSNELGLTGEGVRNLPMGELKCRMAKVRDRMYAAGADYVVDTIAELPMLIEDINERMAL
- the phnW gene encoding 2-aminoethylphosphonate--pyruvate transaminase, translated to MRPYLLLTPGPLTTTDTVKQAMMSDWCTWDEEYNLDIVEVIRKKLVEIATSHPEEYTAVLMQGSGSFCVEATLGSVVGSTDNLLVVANGAYGKRMGVISEYYNINYHLMRFEETEPVNVSKIDTYLTKHPEVTHVSLVHCETTTGVLNPLEEVAAIVKRHGKVLIVDAMSSFGGIPIDMDKLSIDFMISSANKCIQGVPGFGFVIARRSLLEQCKGTARSLSLDLYDQWEAMEKGHGKWRFTSPTHVVRAFMQALSELNAEGGVEARYARYCENHRVLVEGMRALGYKTLLPDEQQSPVITSFYYPSSDFNFKEFYLKLKAKGFVIYPGKISQADTFRIGNIGDVHPIDFVKLTEAVKEIMAE
- a CDS encoding lipocalin family protein — encoded protein: MKSLFYLSLYTTLFLGSFTSCKQISPTQIIKGIVYDASMNNITVVTNEGDTLNISTMNANPQKVPGVLLNDSVKVTCIKEQISGTQILKATDLVVTVHSPYYYIQGTWLEPNPINPKEMQGFILNQNGTARSINMATLLFKNWNLDDRQLTLQYESIGNKQTIVGSDTLNVIKIDADSLILGNDKTVIWRLVRQK